ATGATGTCTCCAGCCCGACACGAGTGACGCCTCATTAAGTCCGCGCAGGGGCAACCTGTCAATATCCGTCCTGTCAGCGGCAGCCAGTCTCCGCCGTCCGGCGATTCCTGAAACGACGCCCGAACGGGGGTCAGGTCGCCATCCTTGCGAGAGAAGGTCAAGATGGAGGTATGGCTGACCTGAAGCGCTGGACCGCCCGACTGGGTGCGTTGTTCACCACCCTGACCCTGAGCATCCTCGTCCCGGCCGCGGCCTGGGCGAGCACCAACGGCGTCGCCGACGCGCTGATCGAGGAGCGGCGCCGCCGCGGCGGTGGCGGTGGCTTCTTCCTCTTCGGCGCGGTCTGCTGCGTCGGCGTCGTCGTCGTGATCGTCGTCGTCCTCCTCCTGGTGTCCCGCGGCCGCCGGCGCAAGTAGCGGTCGTGATGTACTACCGGGCGTGGAGCTGCTGCATTCGGGCAAGGTTCGGGACGTCTACGCGGACGGCGAGGATCTGATCCTCGTCGCGTCCGACCGCATCTCGGTCTACGACGTGGTGCTGCCCACGCCGATCCCGGACAAGGGCAAGATCCTTACCCAGCTCTCGCTCTGGTGGTTCGACCAGCTCGCCGATCTGATCCCGCACCACGTGATCAGCGCGACCGACGTGCCGGAGGAGTGGGCCGGTCGCGCGATCCGGTGCAAGCGCCTGCGGATGGCGAAGGTCGAGTGCGTCGCGCGCGGCTACCTGACCGGCTCCGGCATGAAGGACTACCTGGCGACCGGCGTGGTCTCCGGCGTGCGGCTGCCGGCCGGCCTGGTGGAGGCGTCGAAGCTGGCGGAGCCGATCTTCACGCCGAGCACCAAGGCGCCGATGGGCGAGCACGACGAGCCGATGACCTTCCCCGAGGTGGAGAAGGAGGTCGGCGCGGACGTCGCCGCTCAGCTGCGGGACATCACGCTGGACGTGTACCGCCGGGGCGCCGAGATCGCGGCCGAGCGCGGCCTGATCATCGCGGACACCAAGCTGGAGCTGGGCTGGGACGCCGACGGCGTGCTGACGCTCGGCGACGAGGTGCTGACGCCCGACTCGTCCCGGTTCTGGCCCGGCGCGGACTACCGGCCCGGCCGCGTGCAGTTCTCGTTCGACAAGCAGTACGTGCGCGACTGGTCGATGTCCACCGGCTGGGACAAGACGCCGCCCGCGCCGGAGGTCCCGGCCGACGTGGTCGAGGTCACCCGCGCCCGCTACGTCGACGTCTACGAGCGGATCACCGGCACCCGCTGGTGAGGTGCCTCGCGACCCGGTACCTCCGGTAATCTGCCGCCTTATGGCGCTCTTCGATCTCCCGCTGGACGAGTTGCGGAACTACCGGCCCGAGCCGCACGTTCCCGACGACCTGGACGCGTTCTGGGCCGAGACGCTGGCCGAGGCGCGGTCCGCCGCCGCGCCCGCGGTCGCCACGCCGGTGGAGACCCCGTTCGCGGGTCTGCGCACCTACGACGTGACGTTCACCGGCTTCGCCGGGCAGCCGGTCAAGGGTTGGCTGAACGTGCCGGCCGCCGCGGACGGCCCGCTGCCCGTGGTGGTCGAGTTCATCGGCTACGGCGGTGGCCGCGGCCTGCCGCACGAGTGGCTGCTCTGGGCGTCGGCGGGCTACGCGCACTTCGTGATGGACACCCGAGGGCAGGGTGCCGGCTGGCGCGGTGGTGACACGCCGGACCCGGGCCCGGACGGGGCCGGGCCGTCGCACCCCGGCTTCATGACCCGGGGCATCCTCGATCCGCGCACCTACTACTACCGGCGTTTGTTCGCGGACGCGGCGCGTGCGGTGGAGAGCGCGGCCGACCTGCCCGGCGTGGACGCGTCCCGGCTCGCGGTGACCGGCCACAGCCAGGGCGGCGCGCTGTCGCTGGCCGCGGCGTCGCTCGTACCGTCGCTGGTCAAGGCCGTGGTGTCGCAGGCGCCGTTCCTCTGCCACATCCGCCGGATGGTCGGGCTGACCGACAGCGACCCGTTCAACGAGGTGGTCCGCTTCTTCCGGGTCAACCCGGGGCGGATCGAGACCGCGCGGCGGACGCTGGACTACATCGACCTGCTGCACCTGACGCCGAAGGCGACCGCGCCGCTGCTGGCGTCCGCCGCGCTGATGGACGCCACCTGCCCGCCCTCGGGGATCTTCGCCGCGGTGAACGCGTACGGCGGGGCGGAGAAGGACATCGCGGTCTACGAGTGGGACGGTCACGAGGGCGGCCGCGCCGACTTCCACGGCCGGAGCGTCGCGTTCGTGAACGGCGTGCTCAAGGGATGACAGCAGGAGCGGGCCGCGGTGGAACACCGCGACCCGCTCCGCTTCCGAGCCGTGTCGTTACGCCCGGTTCCACTTCTGGTTCGGCGTGCCCGCGCAGTCCCACAGCTGCAGCTTCGCGCCACCGGCCGGGTTGCTGCCGCGCACGTCGACGCACTTGTTCGCGGCGATGTTGACCAGGTCGCCGGCGCCGCTCAGGGTGAACTGCTGCCAGCCCGAACCGTTGCAGTTGGCGAGCTGGATGTTCGTGCCGTTGGCGGGGTTGCCGCCGGCCACGTCCATGCACTTGCCGACCGCGGTCAGCGTGCCGTTGCCGTTGAACGTCCACTTCTGCGCCGCGGTGTTGTTGCAGTCCCAGATCTGCAGCGGCAGGCCGTCCTGCGACGCGCCGTTCGGCACGTCGATGCAGCGGCCGGACTGCACGCCCTTGAGCGAGACGCCGCCGGTGGCCGGCGGGGGCTGGGTGCCGCCGTCGTACGAGTAGACCCGCACGTAGTCCGCGACCAGGCTCTGCGGGAACTGGGTGCTGCCGTCCGGGTTGCCCGGCCAGTTGCCGCCGACCGCCAGGTTCATGATCATGAAGAACGGCTTGTCGAAGACCCACCGGTTGCCGTTCAGGTTGGCCGGGGTCTTCCGGGTGTACTCGACGCCGTCCAGGTACCAGACGATCAGGTTCGGCGACCAGTCCACGGTGTAGGTGTGGAACGCGTCGCCGAGCGGCGCGTTGTGCACCTTGGAGCCGGTCAGGCCGCCACCGCCGGAGTAGCCCGGGCCGTGGATGGTGCCGTAGACCGTGTTCGGCTCCTTGCCGACGTTCTCCATGATGTCGATCTCGCCGCTGTTCGGCCAGCCGACCGAGCCGATGTCCGCGCCGAGCATCCAGAACGCCGGCCAGATGCCCTGGCCCTTCGGCAGCTTCAGGCGCGCCTCGAACCGGCCATACGTCTGGGTGAACTTGCCGTTCGTCATCAGGCGGGCGGACGTGTACTGACACGAGCCGTAGTGGCACTGGTAGCCGGCCGGGTTCTCCCGGCGGGCGGTGATCACCATGTTGCCGTTGCCGTCCAGCGCGGAGTTGCTCGCGCTGTTCGTGTAGTACTGCAGCTCGTTGTTGCCCCAGCCGTGACCGCCGGTCTCCTGCACCCACTTGCTGCCGTCCGGCCGGGTGCCGGCCGCGCCGTTGAACTCGTCCGACCAGACCAGCGTGCTGGCCGCGGACGCTTCGGGTTCGCTGTTGGTCAGGTACAACGCGCCGCCGAGGCCGGTCGCGACGACGGACAGCGCGAGCAGCGCGCGGCCGATCTTGCTGCCGATGAACCAGCGGGCACGGCGGGGTCGGTGTGCCCCGGGTATCCGGTGCATGTGGGCGCACCTCCGGTCGAATCAGATGGTTTGTGGAACATCTGGATACGACCTCATCGATGCCGGTGTCGTCAAGAGAGCGCTCTCAAATTTAGGGCAGAGTTAGGCCGGGCCTGCTCAGTGGTGATCAGCGCGTGGCTAAGCTGCTCGCCGTGCGTGACATCGCAGTGTTCAGCGGAAGTGCCCACCCGGAGCTCGCCGAGGAGATCTGCAGCCACCTCGGCGTCCCCCTGCTCCCCACCCGCGTCTCCCGATTCGCCAACGACTGCCTGGAGGTCCAGCTACAGGCCAACTGCCGCGAGCGCGACGTCTTCCTGATCCAGCCGCTGGTGCCGCCGGTCCAGGAGAACCTGGTCGAGCTGCTGCTCATGCTGGACGCGGCGCGCGGCGCGTCCGCGGCCCGGACCACGGTCGTGCTGCCGCACTACGCCTACGCCCGATCGGACAAGAAGGACGCGCCACGCATCTCGATCGGCGGCCGGCTCGTCGCGGACCTGCTGAGCACCGCGGGCGCGAACCGGGTGCTCGCGATGACGCTGCACTCGCCGCAGGTGCACGGCTTCTTCAACATCCCGGTCGACCACCTGCACGCGCTGCGCGAACTGGCCGACCACTTCAAGCAGTACGACCTGACCGACACCGTGGTCGTCTCGCCCGACCTGGGCAACGCCAAGGAGGCGGCCGCGTTCGCCCGCATGCTCGGCACGCCGGTCGCGGCCGGAGCCAAGCAGCGCTTCAGCGACGACAAGGTCAAGATCTCCGCCGTGATCGGCGACGTGGTGGACCGCGACGTGATCGTCCTGGACGACGAGATCGCCAAGGGCAGCACCGTGATCGAACTGATGGACCACCTTCGCGAACTCAAGGTTCGCTCGATCCGCCTCGCCTGCACCCACGGCCTCTTCTCCAGCGGCGCGCTGCAGCGCCTCAGTGACCAGCCCGGCGTGGCGGAGATCGTCTGCACGAACACGGTCCCGATCCCCGCGGTCAAACGCGTCCCCAAGCTCCGCACGCTCTCCGTCGCCCCGGCCCTCGCCGAGGCCATGCGCCGCATCCACAACGGCGAGTCGGTCAGCGCGCTGTTCCACTGACAAGAACCGCAGAAGCGCATCTTCCCGCTTCCGGCGTGGCCGGGTCCCCAGTGCTCCCGCGGGCACCGGTCGTCGCTGGCGCTCCTCCCTGCCGGTCCCGCGGTGGTCCCGAAAACCCCGGTGGCGAGGCGGTCCGGGAAACCTCAGCGCCGTTGTGGTCCGGGATGCCGCGGTGCCGCTGTGGTCCGGGATGCCGCGGTGCCGCTGTGGTCCGGGATGCCGCGGTGCCGCTGTGGCGCCGGAAGCCGCAGTGTGGGGCGCCTCGGTGCCGTGATGGTCCTGGGCCCGGGTACCGCTGGCGGTCACGTGAATCTCGGTGCCGCGGTGGTCCCGGAAGCCCGGTCCCGCGGTGGTCGCGGAGGCCCGGGCGGTGTGCCGTCTGCCGGCACGCCGCCCGCATTGCTTGCGGCGTCGCGTTGCTGGCGGTGCACGCATTGCTTGCGGTGCACGCGTTACCTGCGGTGTCGCGTCGCTGGTGGTGCGGTGTTGCCTGCGGTGCCGTGTTGCTTGCGGTGCCGTGTTGCTTGTGGCGTCGCGTCGGGTTGCTCACGGCCCGTCCGTCGGTGCGCTATCCGGTCGGTGCGCCGCTCGTCGCCGGTGAGGGTGTCGAGGGTGCCGGGTCGGCGGCGGCCGTGGCCGTGATCCGGCCGGCGACCAGCAGCGTGGCCAGTGCGGCGACCGTGGTGAGGGCGAGCGCGCCGGTGAAGCCGGCGGTGCCGAGCGAGTGGAAGATCAGGCCGGTGACGGCGAGCGTGACGCTGCTGGCGGCCGCGTCCGCGATGGCCTTGGCGCTGAGGTTGAAGCCCTGGGTGTCCGGTGCGGAGAACGCCAGGACCGCGGTGCTGATCCGCGGGTACATCGCGCCCATCCCGCCGCCCGCGAGCAGCCAGCCGGCGCCGGCGACCAGCGGGTGCAGGCCCAGCGCGGCGGTGGCCAGGACGGTGAGCACGCCGAGCGCCAGCAGCGCGGCACCGAGGCGGATCACGGTCCGGTGCGGCACGGTTGCGGCGAACCGGCGGCCCTGCAGGTCCGAGGCAAGTGCCCAGGAGAGCGCGGCCGCGGTGAGGAACGCGCCGGAGAGCCAGGCGGGATAGCCGTACCGGTCCTGGAGCAGCAGCGGCAGGTAGGCCTCGGTGCCGAAGAACGCGGCACCGGCCGCACCGCACACGAGGACGGTGGACGGCAGGCCGCGGGCCGCGCGCAGCGTGCCGGGCGGCAGCAGCGGGCGGAGCGCGAGCGCGGCGGCGACCAGCACCGGCACCACCAGCGGCCAGGACGAGGCGAGGCTGAGCGCGACCACGGCGGCGGCGACCACCACGGCGGCGGCGATCCGGCGGAGGTCGGTGCCGGACAGCGGCGTGGGCTCGACCGGGGCGACCCGGCGCAACGCCGGCAGGATCAGCGTGGTGACCAGCGCGACCAGGATCAGCACGCCGAGGAAGACCCAGTGCCAGGAGAGCGCGTCGGTGACCAGGCCGGCCGCGAACGGGCCGATCAGCGACGGCACCACCCATGCGGCGGCGAACAGGCCGAACAGGCGCGGGTGCAGGGACGGCGGGTAGACGCGCGCGACGACCACGTTGAGCGCGACCGTGTAGGCGCCGTAGCCGAGGCCCTGCAGGAGCCGGCCGGCGATGAAGACGGTCATGTTCTCCGCCAGGCCGGCCAGCGCGAGACCGGCCGCGAACACGCCGATCGCGGCGAGCAGCGGGCGCGCCGGACCGCGGCGGTCGGCCAGCGTGCCGCCGGTGACCATGCCGACCGCGCCGGCCGCGAGTGTGGCGGCGAAGCCGAGCGTGTAGAGCGCCCGGCCGCCGAGATCCGCCGTGATGATCGGCATGACCGTGGTGACCGCGAGGGACTCGAACGCGGCCAGGAAGACCAGGCTGACCGCGCCGATCGTGGTGAGCAGATGGCGGCGGTCGAAGACGCTGTCGATCATCAGCCGACGGTAGGACCTCACGTGCGGTTCAGGTCAAGGCGGAGGTGACGCGCACCGTCGTGCCCCGCGGGCCGCTCGTCACCTCGATGTCGTCGGTGAGCTTGTCCGCCAGGAACAGTCCCCAGCCGCCGGGCGTGGCCGGGACCGGTGGCGGAGCGGGCCGCTCGGCCGTGACCGGGTCGAAGCCGCCGCCGGTGTCGACCACCTCGCAGGTGACCGACCCGGGGTCGTGCCAGAGCCGCAGCCGCCCCTGCCCGCCGCCGTGCCGGACCGCGTTCGTGAGCAGCTCGTAGACCGCGAGCACGAAGTCGTCGAGACGCTCGCCGCGCAGTCCCGCGGTCGCGGCGCAGGCGGCCACGTGATGGCGGAGCGCGGTCACGCCGGCCGCGTCGAACCGGCGCTCGAGCAGCGCGACGGCGCCCGCGGGCGGAACCGCGAGCGGTGAGACGGGGTGGTGGTCGGCCATGCCCAGTTCCCCTCGCCTGCTGGTCAAGGGCGTACGGCATCCCCACAGTACGCGTTCGGTCGCTCCGGGGCGCGACGAGTGTGGCACCGTGGCACCGTGCAGCAAGGTCTGGCGGCTCCCATGTGGCGGGCGATCGGTGCGTACCGGATCGCCTCGCTGCTGTACGTGATGGTCCTGATGGTCCGCAACGTGGATCAGTACGCGAACCCGGTCGCGGCCGGCCCGGTGCTCGCGCTGATGGTCGGCTGGACCGCGTTCGCGACCGCCGCGTTCGCCCGCCCGGCCTGGCGCGGCTGGCCGCTGCTGATCGCGGACCTCGCGGTCTCGCTGGCCGTGGTCGTGATCAGTCCTTATGTGGTGGGTCAGGACGCGCTGAGCGACGGCGTGCCCACGCTGGCCGTCGCCTGGCTGGGCGCACCGGTGCTGGCCTGGGCGGTCTCCGGCGGCCGGCGGCGCGGGCTGACCGCCGCGCTGCTGCTCGGCACCGCCGACGTCGTGGTCCGGGACCGGCTGCACCCGTCCACGCTCAACGGTTTCGCGCTGATGGTGCTGGCCGGTTTCGTGGTCGGGCTGGTGGCCCGGCTGGCCGTCGACGCGGAGGAGCGCATGCAACGCGCGATCGAGCTGGAGGCCGCGACCCGCGAGCGGGAACGGCTGGCCCGCGACATCCACGACTCGGTGCTGCAGGTGCTGGCGCTGGTCCAGCGGCGCGGCGCGCACCTGGACGGCGAGGCCGGCGAACTGGCCCGGCTGGCCGGTCAGCAGGAGGCGAAGCTGCGCATGCTGATCGCGGACGGCCCGGCCGGCCCGGCACCGGGCGAGGAGGGCGAGGCCGACCTGCGGGTGGTGCTCGGCCGGTTCGCCTCGGACACGGTGTCGATCGCGAGCCCGGCCACCCCGGTGCCGCTGCCGGTGCGCGCGGCCGAGACGGTCGCCGCCGCGGTCCGCGCCACGCTGGACAACGTGGACCGGCACGCCGGCCCGGCCGCCCGCGCCTGGGTCCTGCTGGAGGACGACGACGCCACGATCACGGTCTCGGTCCGCGACGACGGCCCGGGGTTCCCGGACGGCCGTCTCGAGGAGGCCGCCTCCCAGGGCCGCCTCGGCGTCGCCCAGTCCATCCGCGGCCGCATCGCCGACCTCGGCGGCACCGTCGAGATCTATTCGACACCCGCCGAGGGTACGGAGGTCGAACTCCACATCCCGCGCCGCTGACCCGCGGCCGCCGTGCCGCCGTGGGGTTCGTCCCGGCCGCCCGCGGAACTGGCAGGGAGGCCGCCCGCGGCCGACCGGTGCCCGCGGGAGCACTGGGAAGGCGACCACGCCGGAAGCGGGAAAGGCATCATGTTCCTGGGGCTGTGGTCCGGTTTCTCCGCGTCCGCCGGGGCTGTGCCGCGGCACCACTAGAGTGGCCTGGTGATCCGCGTGATGGTGGTGGACGACCACCCGATGTGGCGGGACGGCGTCGCCCGCGACCTGACCGAGGCCGGCCACGACGTGGTCGCGACCACGGGGGAGGGGCGGCAGGCGGTGCGCATCGCGGCCGCGGCCCGGCCCGACCTGGTGGTGCTGGACCTGCAGCTGCCGGACATCGACGGCGTCGAGGTGATCAGCGGGCTGCTGGCCGCGCTGCCCGGCGTGCGCATCCTGATGCTGTCGGCCAGCGGTGAGCAGCAGTCCGTGCTGGACGCGGTGAAGGCCGGCGCCACCGGCTACCTGCTGAAGTCCGCCGGTCAGGCCGAGTTCCTGGCCGCGGTGGAGTCGGCCGCGGCCGGTGAGGCGGTGTTCACGCCGGGGCTGGCCGGGCTGGTGCTGGGTGAGTTCCGCCGGCTGGCGACCGAGCCGCCGCGCGCGGCGGACGACGGCGCGCCGCGGCTGACCGACCGGGAGACCGAGGTGCTGCGGCTGGTCGCGAAGGGGTTGTCGTACAAGCAGATCGCGGAGCGGCTGGTGCTGTCCCACCGCACCGTGCAGAACCACGTGCAGAACACGCTCGGCAAGCTGCAGCTGCACAACCGGGTCGAACTGACCCGGTACGCCATCGAGAAGGGCCTCGATCAGTGAGCTTTCCGCCACCCGGCACTCCCGGTCCGTCGGCTGCCGCTCCGCCGTCCGGCCTCCCCGGCCCGGGCGGGACCGGCTCGGTGGGCGGCTTCTTCCAGCCGGAGTTCATCGCGCCGAAGCGGCGGCTCGGCGCCCGCGAGTTCGACTTCTCCCGGCAGGTCGCGGTGATGGCGATCGTCAACCGCACGCCGGACTCGTTCTTCGACCGGGGGCGCACGTTCGCGCTGCGCGCGGCCGTGGACGCGGTGCTGGCCGCGGCCGCGGACGGCGCGGACTGGATCGACATCGGCGGCGTGCCGTTCGGCCCCGGCCCGGAGGTCACCGAGGCCGAGGAGCTGGACCGGGTGATCCCGGTGGTCGAGGCGGTGCGCGCGGCCAGCGACGTGGTGATCTCGGTGGACACGTACCGGACCGGCGTGGCCCGGGCCGCGATCGACGCGGGCGCGGACGTCATCAACGACACCAGCGGGCTGCAGGACGACGCGCTCGCCTCGCTGGTCGCGGCGAGCGACGCCGCGCTGGTGATCACGCACAGCCTGGCGTCACCGCCGCGCACGCCGCACCCGCGGCCGGTCTACCAGGACGTGGCCGGTGAGATCGCGGTGTTCCTGGCCGCGCGGGCGGCGAAGGCGGTGTCGCTGGGCGTGCCGCCGGAGCGGATCATCATCGATCCCGGCCACGACCTGAACAAGAACACGCGCCACACGCTGGAGCTGTGCCGGCGGCTGCATGAGATCACCGCGATCGGCTACCCGACGCTGGCCGCGGTCTCGAACAAGGACTTCATCGGCGAGACGCTGGACCTGCCGGGCGGGCTGCGGCTGCCGGGCACGCTCGCGGCCGTGGTGCTGAGCATCGTGCAGGGTGCCCGGATCGTGCGGGTGCACGACGTACCGGCGGCGGTGTCGGCCGTGCGGCTGACCGAGGCGGTGCTCGGCTGGCGCGAACCGGTCTACACCCGGCACAACGTATGAGAACGCTCGACTACGCGGCGGCCGACCTGGTCGAGACGTACGCGATGGAGCGGCCGTCGCTGCGGGTCAACTTCGTCGCGAGCGCGGACGGCGCGGCCACGCTGGACGGGCGGTCCGGCGGGCTCGGCAACGCCAACGACCAGCACGTCCTGGGCCTGTTGCGGCAGCTGGCGGACGTGCTGGTGGTGGGCGCGGGGACGCTGCGGGCCGAGGGCTACGGCCCGCTGGTCCTGGGCGCCGACGCGATCGCGCACCGCCGCGCGCACGGGCTGCCGGACCATCCGCGGCTGGCCGTCGTCTCCGCGCGGCTGTACGAGCTCGGGCCGGAGCACCCGTCGTTCGCGGCCGCGCCGGTCCGGCCGCTGGTGATCACGGTCGGTGCCGCGCCGGCCGACCGCCGGCGCGCGCTGTCCGGCGTGGCGGACGTGCTGCTCTGCGGCGACGAGGAGCTGGACGCGGCCGCGCTGCCCGGGCTGCTGGCCGGGCGCGGGCTGCCCGGCGTGCTCTGCGAGGGCGGGCCCGCGCTGTTCGGCGCGCTCGTCGCGGCGGACGTGGTGGACGAGCTGTGCCTGACGCTGAGCCCGTGGCTGGCCGGAGCCGGCGCGAGCCGGATCGTCACGGGACCACCCGCCGCGCCGCGGGCGATGGAACTGCGACACGTGCTCACGGACGACGAGCTGCTGTTCCTCCGGTACGTGCGGCGCCGGTCCTGAGCGGACAGCCCGGACCGAGCGGTCGCGGACCGTGCGGTCGTGGGCCGGGTCGTCGCGGGCCGGGCGGTCGGGGGCCGGGTCGTCGTGGGCCGTGGCTGGGTCGGTCGCGGGCTGCGGCCGGGTCGAGCGTCCGGGTGGGCCGTGGCTAGGACGCGCGGCGGCGCCGGGCGGTCAGGATGGCCGCCGCGCCGACCGCCAGCCCGGTCGCCGCGCCGGTCCGGGCCAGCATGCGGCCCATCCCGTGCCACTCGCCGCGCGCCCGCCCGGTGGCCCGGCTGCCGGTGAGGTTGCCGGTCGTGTCCGGCGCGGGACGGTCGCTCAGCACGGTCCGCGCCCCGTACGCGCCGAGCACCCGCTCGGTGATCCCGGGCAGCAGCCGCCACTGGAAGCCGAGCAACGCCGCGGCCGCGCCCGCGTACGTCTCCCGGCGCGGCCGCTCCAGCATCCGGATGATCGCGCGCGCCACCACCTCCGGCGGGTACACCGGTGGCGGCGGCGCGGGCCGGCGCCCGGAATGATTCGCGGCATTCGCGAAGAACGGCGTGTCGATCGTCGCGGGCAGCACCGTGCAGACCGAGATCCGCCGCGCCCACGGCTCGTGGCGCAGCTCCTGCCGGACCGTGTCGGACAGCCCGCGCACGCCGTGCTTCGCCGCGTTGTACGACGACATGTACGGCATGGTGATCTCGGCCAGCACGGACGCGTTGTTGACCAGCACGCCGCCGCCGGCCGCGCGCAGGTGCGGCAGCGCGGCCCGCATGCCGTACGCGGTGCCGAGCAGGTTGACCTCCACCACCCGGCGGAACTCCTCCGGCGGCACGTCGGTGAGCAGCCCGTAGACGGCCTCGGTGGCGTTGTTGACCCACCCGTCGATCCGCCCGGTCGCGGCGGCCGCGCGGGTGGCCAGGTCGGTGACCGCGGCCGGGTCGGTCACGTCGGTCGGCACGACGAGCGCGCGCCCACCGGCCGCCCGGCAGTCCGCGGCGACCCGGCCGAGCGCCTCCACGCCGCGCGCGGCCAGCACCACGGACGCGCCCCGGGCGGCGAGCGCGCGGGCGGTCGCCGCGCCGATGCCGCCGGAGGCGCCGGTTATCACGATCGTCGACTCGGAGAGCGGTGCGGTGAGGGGCATGGACACGGCGTACCCACGGATCGTCCGCGTTATCCGGGACGGCGATGTTTTGCCGGACCGCCGTGGGGTTAACCAGTGACCGGCTCTCTCAGCTGTACGTCACCCTGCCGGCGGCTGGTTTCTTGGTGTCCGTATGTCGAAACAGCGGAGGTGAGCGATGCGCGTGGGCCTGATCAGGGCCAATGCCCGTCCCATGGAGGCGGGCACGTCCAGGGTGGCGGCCGAACTGGCCGCGCTCGGCCACGATGTGCGAATCTTCGAGTGCCGCGGCTCGGGGCCGGCCGACGGCGATGAGGTCTTCACCGAGAAGGGCTACGCCGTCCACCGGGTGTCGCCGCCGGCGCCGCAGGGCGCGGCCGGCCGCTTCGTGGCGCAACTGGCCGGCGTCGGCCGCCGGCTCGCGGACCGGTGGTCCAGCGGCTGGATCCCGGATGTGGTGCACGGCCACTACTGGCTCGGCGGGCTCGCGGCCGCGACCGCGGCGCGCACGTCCGGGCTGCCGATGGTGCAGACGTTCTACTCGGTCGGGTCCGCGCAGCGCTCGCTGGGCGAGCCGGACGCGTGTCTCGGTGAGCGCATCGCGATGGAGCGGGTGCTGACCCGGGCCGCGGACGTGGCGGTCGCCCAGTCGCCGGACGAGGCGGACGAGCTGACCCGGCTCGGTGCGGCGCGTGCGTCCGTGGCGCTGATCCCGTCCGGGGTCGACACCACGATGTTCGCGCCGGACGGTGCGGCGGAGTCGCGTACCGGCGGGATGGAACGGATCCTCTCGGTCGGGCTCGGCCCCGGCCACGGCCAGGACCACCTGATCCGCGCGCTGCGGTACGTTC
This genomic window from Catenuloplanes niger contains:
- a CDS encoding phosphoribosylaminoimidazolesuccinocarboxamide synthase — protein: MELLHSGKVRDVYADGEDLILVASDRISVYDVVLPTPIPDKGKILTQLSLWWFDQLADLIPHHVISATDVPEEWAGRAIRCKRLRMAKVECVARGYLTGSGMKDYLATGVVSGVRLPAGLVEASKLAEPIFTPSTKAPMGEHDEPMTFPEVEKEVGADVAAQLRDITLDVYRRGAEIAAERGLIIADTKLELGWDADGVLTLGDEVLTPDSSRFWPGADYRPGRVQFSFDKQYVRDWSMSTGWDKTPPAPEVPADVVEVTRARYVDVYERITGTRW
- a CDS encoding acetylxylan esterase; protein product: MALFDLPLDELRNYRPEPHVPDDLDAFWAETLAEARSAAAPAVATPVETPFAGLRTYDVTFTGFAGQPVKGWLNVPAAADGPLPVVVEFIGYGGGRGLPHEWLLWASAGYAHFVMDTRGQGAGWRGGDTPDPGPDGAGPSHPGFMTRGILDPRTYYYRRLFADAARAVESAADLPGVDASRLAVTGHSQGGALSLAAASLVPSLVKAVVSQAPFLCHIRRMVGLTDSDPFNEVVRFFRVNPGRIETARRTLDYIDLLHLTPKATAPLLASAALMDATCPPSGIFAAVNAYGGAEKDIAVYEWDGHEGGRADFHGRSVAFVNGVLKG
- a CDS encoding family 16 glycosylhydrolase, whose amino-acid sequence is MHRIPGAHRPRRARWFIGSKIGRALLALSVVATGLGGALYLTNSEPEASAASTLVWSDEFNGAAGTRPDGSKWVQETGGHGWGNNELQYYTNSASNSALDGNGNMVITARRENPAGYQCHYGSCQYTSARLMTNGKFTQTYGRFEARLKLPKGQGIWPAFWMLGADIGSVGWPNSGEIDIMENVGKEPNTVYGTIHGPGYSGGGGLTGSKVHNAPLGDAFHTYTVDWSPNLIVWYLDGVEYTRKTPANLNGNRWVFDKPFFMIMNLAVGGNWPGNPDGSTQFPQSLVADYVRVYSYDGGTQPPPATGGVSLKGVQSGRCIDVPNGASQDGLPLQIWDCNNTAAQKWTFNGNGTLTAVGKCMDVAGGNPANGTNIQLANCNGSGWQQFTLSGAGDLVNIAANKCVDVRGSNPAGGAKLQLWDCAGTPNQKWNRA
- a CDS encoding ribose-phosphate diphosphokinase — its product is MRDIAVFSGSAHPELAEEICSHLGVPLLPTRVSRFANDCLEVQLQANCRERDVFLIQPLVPPVQENLVELLLMLDAARGASAARTTVVLPHYAYARSDKKDAPRISIGGRLVADLLSTAGANRVLAMTLHSPQVHGFFNIPVDHLHALRELADHFKQYDLTDTVVVSPDLGNAKEAAAFARMLGTPVAAGAKQRFSDDKVKISAVIGDVVDRDVIVLDDEIAKGSTVIELMDHLRELKVRSIRLACTHGLFSSGALQRLSDQPGVAEIVCTNTVPIPAVKRVPKLRTLSVAPALAEAMRRIHNGESVSALFH
- a CDS encoding MFS transporter — translated: MIDSVFDRRHLLTTIGAVSLVFLAAFESLAVTTVMPIITADLGGRALYTLGFAATLAAGAVGMVTGGTLADRRGPARPLLAAIGVFAAGLALAGLAENMTVFIAGRLLQGLGYGAYTVALNVVVARVYPPSLHPRLFGLFAAAWVVPSLIGPFAAGLVTDALSWHWVFLGVLILVALVTTLILPALRRVAPVEPTPLSGTDLRRIAAAVVVAAAVVALSLASSWPLVVPVLVAAALALRPLLPPGTLRAARGLPSTVLVCGAAGAAFFGTEAYLPLLLQDRYGYPAWLSGAFLTAAALSWALASDLQGRRFAATVPHRTVIRLGAALLALGVLTVLATAALGLHPLVAGAGWLLAGGGMGAMYPRISTAVLAFSAPDTQGFNLSAKAIADAAASSVTLAVTGLIFHSLGTAGFTGALALTTVAALATLLVAGRITATAAADPAPSTPSPATSGAPTG
- a CDS encoding ATP-binding protein, translating into MADHHPVSPLAVPPAGAVALLERRFDAAGVTALRHHVAACAATAGLRGERLDDFVLAVYELLTNAVRHGGGQGRLRLWHDPGSVTCEVVDTGGGFDPVTAERPAPPPVPATPGGWGLFLADKLTDDIEVTSGPRGTTVRVTSALT
- the macS gene encoding MacS family sensor histidine kinase is translated as MQQGLAAPMWRAIGAYRIASLLYVMVLMVRNVDQYANPVAAGPVLALMVGWTAFATAAFARPAWRGWPLLIADLAVSLAVVVISPYVVGQDALSDGVPTLAVAWLGAPVLAWAVSGGRRRGLTAALLLGTADVVVRDRLHPSTLNGFALMVLAGFVVGLVARLAVDAEERMQRAIELEAATRERERLARDIHDSVLQVLALVQRRGAHLDGEAGELARLAGQQEAKLRMLIADGPAGPAPGEEGEADLRVVLGRFASDTVSIASPATPVPLPVRAAETVAAAVRATLDNVDRHAGPAARAWVLLEDDDATITVSVRDDGPGFPDGRLEEAASQGRLGVAQSIRGRIADLGGTVEIYSTPAEGTEVELHIPRR
- a CDS encoding response regulator transcription factor; the protein is MVVDDHPMWRDGVARDLTEAGHDVVATTGEGRQAVRIAAAARPDLVVLDLQLPDIDGVEVISGLLAALPGVRILMLSASGEQQSVLDAVKAGATGYLLKSAGQAEFLAAVESAAAGEAVFTPGLAGLVLGEFRRLATEPPRAADDGAPRLTDRETEVLRLVAKGLSYKQIAERLVLSHRTVQNHVQNTLGKLQLHNRVELTRYAIEKGLDQ